A window of the Halichoerus grypus chromosome 2, mHalGry1.hap1.1, whole genome shotgun sequence genome harbors these coding sequences:
- the MIER3 gene encoding mesoderm induction early response protein 3 isoform X2: MAEASFGSSSPVGSLSSEDHDFDPTAEMLVHDYDDERTLEEEEMMDEGKNFSSEIEDLEKEGNMPLEDLLAFYGYEPTIPAVANSSTNSSPSELADELPDMTLDKEEIAKDLLSGDDEETQSSADDLTPSVTSHETSDFFPRPLRSNTTCDGDKESEVEDVETDSGNSPEDLRKEIMIGLQYQAEIPPYLGEYVGDEKVYENEDQLLWRPGVVLESKVKEYLVETSLRTGNEKIMDRISAGTHTRDNEQALYELLKCNHNIKEAIERYCCNGKASQEGMTAWTEEECRSFEHALMLFGKDFHLIQKNKVRTRTVAECVAFYYMWKKSERYDYFAQQTRFGKKRYNHHPGVTDYMDRLVDETEALGSTVNSSALTSNRPEPLPDQQLNILNSFTASDLTALTNSVATVCNPPDVNCLDDSFPPLGNTPRGQVNHVPVVTEELLTLPSNGESDCFNLFETGFYHSELNPMNMCSEESERPAKRLKMGIAVPESFMNEVSVNNLGVDFENHTHHITSAKMAVSVADFGSLSASETNGFISAHALHQHAALPSE; encoded by the exons ATGGCGGAG GCTTCTTTTGGAAGTTCGAGCCCAG TTGGGTCTTTGTCTTCTGAGGATCATGATTTTGACCCCACTGCTGAGATGTTGGTCCATGACTATGATGATGAAAGAACTcttgaagaagaggaaatgatGGATGAGGGTAAAAACTTCAGTTCTGAAATTGAAGACTTAGAAAAG GAAGGAAACATGCCTTTAGAAGATTTACTGGCGTTCTATGGCTATGAACCTACAATTCCGGCAGTGGCAAATTCCAGTACAAATAGCTCCCCAAGTGAACTTGCTGATGAACTACCAGACATGACACTAGACAAA GAGGAAATAGCAAAAGACCTGTTGTCGGGTGATGATGAGGAAACTCAGTCTTCTGCAGATGATCTGACACCGTCTGTGACTTCCCATGAAACTTCTGATTTCTTCCCTAGGCCTTTACGAT caaatactaCATGTGATGGAGATAAGGAATCAGAAGTTGAAGATGTTGAAACAGACAGTGGTAACTCACCTGAAGATTTGAGGAAA GAAATAATGATTGGTTTACAGTATCAGGCAGAGATTCCCCCTTACCTTGGAGAGTATGTTGGTGATGAGAAAG TGTATGAAAATGAAGACCAGTTACTTTGGCGCCCTGGTGTGGTTTTGGAGAGCAAAGTTAAGGAGTACCTTGTTGAGACCTCATTAAGaactggaaatgaaaaaataatggatAGGATATCTGCAGGAACACACACAAGGGACAATGAACAG GCATTATATGAACTTCTCAAGTGTAACCATAATATAAAGGAAGCAATTGAAAGGTACTGCTGCAACGGAAAGGCATCTCAAG aaGGAATGACTGCGTGGACAGAAGAAGAATGCCGGAGCTTTGAACATGCACTCATGCTTTTTGGAAAAGATTTTCATCTTATACAGAAGAATAAG gTGAGAACTAGAACAGTTGCTGAATGTGTAGCATTCTACTATATGTGGAAGAAATCTGAACGTTATGATTACTTTGCTCAACAGACAAGATTTGGAAAGAAACGATATAACCATCACCCTGGAGTTAC GGACTATATGGATCGTTTGGTAGATGAAACAGAAGCTCTGGGTTCGACAGTAAATTCTTCAGCCTTAACTTCTAATCGACCTGAGCCTCTTCCTGATCAACAGCTGAACATTCTCAACTCTTTCACTGCCAGTGACTTGACAG ctctgaCCAACAGTGTGGCAACCGTCTGCAACCCCCCGGATGTGAATTGTTTGGATGATAGCTTTCCTCCACTGGGCAACACACCCCGTGGACAAGTCAATCATGTGCCTGTCGTAACAGAGGAGTTACTCACCCTGCCGAGCAATGGGGAAAGtgattgttttaatttatttgagactgGATTTTATCACTCGGAGCTAAACCCCATGAACATGTGCAGTGAAGAGTCAGAAAGACCGGCAAAGAGATTGAAAATGGGCATTGCTGTTCCTGAATCCTTTATGAATGAGGTTTCTGTAAATAATTTGGGTGTGGACTTTGAAAACCACACACATCACATCACCAGTGCCAAAATGGCCGTCTCTGTGGCTGACTTTGGCAGTCTGTCTGCCAGCGAGACCAATGGTTTCATCAGTGCCCATGCTCTGCATCAGCATGCCGCTCTTCCCTCTGAGTGA
- the MIER3 gene encoding mesoderm induction early response protein 3 isoform X1, producing the protein MYGRRASRDESGTPRPAALEASFGSSSPVGSLSSEDHDFDPTAEMLVHDYDDERTLEEEEMMDEGKNFSSEIEDLEKEGNMPLEDLLAFYGYEPTIPAVANSSTNSSPSELADELPDMTLDKEEIAKDLLSGDDEETQSSADDLTPSVTSHETSDFFPRPLRSNTTCDGDKESEVEDVETDSGNSPEDLRKEIMIGLQYQAEIPPYLGEYVGDEKVYENEDQLLWRPGVVLESKVKEYLVETSLRTGNEKIMDRISAGTHTRDNEQALYELLKCNHNIKEAIERYCCNGKASQEGMTAWTEEECRSFEHALMLFGKDFHLIQKNKVRTRTVAECVAFYYMWKKSERYDYFAQQTRFGKKRYNHHPGVTDYMDRLVDETEALGSTVNSSALTSNRPEPLPDQQLNILNSFTASDLTALTNSVATVCNPPDVNCLDDSFPPLGNTPRGQVNHVPVVTEELLTLPSNGESDCFNLFETGFYHSELNPMNMCSEESERPAKRLKMGIAVPESFMNEVSVNNLGVDFENHTHHITSAKMAVSVADFGSLSASETNGFISAHALHQHAALPSE; encoded by the exons ATGTACGGCCGCCGAGCTTCGCGGGATGAGAGCGGGACTCCTCGCCCCGCagccctggag GCTTCTTTTGGAAGTTCGAGCCCAG TTGGGTCTTTGTCTTCTGAGGATCATGATTTTGACCCCACTGCTGAGATGTTGGTCCATGACTATGATGATGAAAGAACTcttgaagaagaggaaatgatGGATGAGGGTAAAAACTTCAGTTCTGAAATTGAAGACTTAGAAAAG GAAGGAAACATGCCTTTAGAAGATTTACTGGCGTTCTATGGCTATGAACCTACAATTCCGGCAGTGGCAAATTCCAGTACAAATAGCTCCCCAAGTGAACTTGCTGATGAACTACCAGACATGACACTAGACAAA GAGGAAATAGCAAAAGACCTGTTGTCGGGTGATGATGAGGAAACTCAGTCTTCTGCAGATGATCTGACACCGTCTGTGACTTCCCATGAAACTTCTGATTTCTTCCCTAGGCCTTTACGAT caaatactaCATGTGATGGAGATAAGGAATCAGAAGTTGAAGATGTTGAAACAGACAGTGGTAACTCACCTGAAGATTTGAGGAAA GAAATAATGATTGGTTTACAGTATCAGGCAGAGATTCCCCCTTACCTTGGAGAGTATGTTGGTGATGAGAAAG TGTATGAAAATGAAGACCAGTTACTTTGGCGCCCTGGTGTGGTTTTGGAGAGCAAAGTTAAGGAGTACCTTGTTGAGACCTCATTAAGaactggaaatgaaaaaataatggatAGGATATCTGCAGGAACACACACAAGGGACAATGAACAG GCATTATATGAACTTCTCAAGTGTAACCATAATATAAAGGAAGCAATTGAAAGGTACTGCTGCAACGGAAAGGCATCTCAAG aaGGAATGACTGCGTGGACAGAAGAAGAATGCCGGAGCTTTGAACATGCACTCATGCTTTTTGGAAAAGATTTTCATCTTATACAGAAGAATAAG gTGAGAACTAGAACAGTTGCTGAATGTGTAGCATTCTACTATATGTGGAAGAAATCTGAACGTTATGATTACTTTGCTCAACAGACAAGATTTGGAAAGAAACGATATAACCATCACCCTGGAGTTAC GGACTATATGGATCGTTTGGTAGATGAAACAGAAGCTCTGGGTTCGACAGTAAATTCTTCAGCCTTAACTTCTAATCGACCTGAGCCTCTTCCTGATCAACAGCTGAACATTCTCAACTCTTTCACTGCCAGTGACTTGACAG ctctgaCCAACAGTGTGGCAACCGTCTGCAACCCCCCGGATGTGAATTGTTTGGATGATAGCTTTCCTCCACTGGGCAACACACCCCGTGGACAAGTCAATCATGTGCCTGTCGTAACAGAGGAGTTACTCACCCTGCCGAGCAATGGGGAAAGtgattgttttaatttatttgagactgGATTTTATCACTCGGAGCTAAACCCCATGAACATGTGCAGTGAAGAGTCAGAAAGACCGGCAAAGAGATTGAAAATGGGCATTGCTGTTCCTGAATCCTTTATGAATGAGGTTTCTGTAAATAATTTGGGTGTGGACTTTGAAAACCACACACATCACATCACCAGTGCCAAAATGGCCGTCTCTGTGGCTGACTTTGGCAGTCTGTCTGCCAGCGAGACCAATGGTTTCATCAGTGCCCATGCTCTGCATCAGCATGCCGCTCTTCCCTCTGAGTGA
- the MIER3 gene encoding mesoderm induction early response protein 3 isoform X3, with amino-acid sequence MLVHDYDDERTLEEEEMMDEGKNFSSEIEDLEKEGNMPLEDLLAFYGYEPTIPAVANSSTNSSPSELADELPDMTLDKEEIAKDLLSGDDEETQSSADDLTPSVTSHETSDFFPRPLRSNTTCDGDKESEVEDVETDSGNSPEDLRKEIMIGLQYQAEIPPYLGEYVGDEKVYENEDQLLWRPGVVLESKVKEYLVETSLRTGNEKIMDRISAGTHTRDNEQALYELLKCNHNIKEAIERYCCNGKASQEGMTAWTEEECRSFEHALMLFGKDFHLIQKNKVRTRTVAECVAFYYMWKKSERYDYFAQQTRFGKKRYNHHPGVTDYMDRLVDETEALGSTVNSSALTSNRPEPLPDQQLNILNSFTASDLTALTNSVATVCNPPDVNCLDDSFPPLGNTPRGQVNHVPVVTEELLTLPSNGESDCFNLFETGFYHSELNPMNMCSEESERPAKRLKMGIAVPESFMNEVSVNNLGVDFENHTHHITSAKMAVSVADFGSLSASETNGFISAHALHQHAALPSE; translated from the exons ATGTTGGTCCATGACTATGATGATGAAAGAACTcttgaagaagaggaaatgatGGATGAGGGTAAAAACTTCAGTTCTGAAATTGAAGACTTAGAAAAG GAAGGAAACATGCCTTTAGAAGATTTACTGGCGTTCTATGGCTATGAACCTACAATTCCGGCAGTGGCAAATTCCAGTACAAATAGCTCCCCAAGTGAACTTGCTGATGAACTACCAGACATGACACTAGACAAA GAGGAAATAGCAAAAGACCTGTTGTCGGGTGATGATGAGGAAACTCAGTCTTCTGCAGATGATCTGACACCGTCTGTGACTTCCCATGAAACTTCTGATTTCTTCCCTAGGCCTTTACGAT caaatactaCATGTGATGGAGATAAGGAATCAGAAGTTGAAGATGTTGAAACAGACAGTGGTAACTCACCTGAAGATTTGAGGAAA GAAATAATGATTGGTTTACAGTATCAGGCAGAGATTCCCCCTTACCTTGGAGAGTATGTTGGTGATGAGAAAG TGTATGAAAATGAAGACCAGTTACTTTGGCGCCCTGGTGTGGTTTTGGAGAGCAAAGTTAAGGAGTACCTTGTTGAGACCTCATTAAGaactggaaatgaaaaaataatggatAGGATATCTGCAGGAACACACACAAGGGACAATGAACAG GCATTATATGAACTTCTCAAGTGTAACCATAATATAAAGGAAGCAATTGAAAGGTACTGCTGCAACGGAAAGGCATCTCAAG aaGGAATGACTGCGTGGACAGAAGAAGAATGCCGGAGCTTTGAACATGCACTCATGCTTTTTGGAAAAGATTTTCATCTTATACAGAAGAATAAG gTGAGAACTAGAACAGTTGCTGAATGTGTAGCATTCTACTATATGTGGAAGAAATCTGAACGTTATGATTACTTTGCTCAACAGACAAGATTTGGAAAGAAACGATATAACCATCACCCTGGAGTTAC GGACTATATGGATCGTTTGGTAGATGAAACAGAAGCTCTGGGTTCGACAGTAAATTCTTCAGCCTTAACTTCTAATCGACCTGAGCCTCTTCCTGATCAACAGCTGAACATTCTCAACTCTTTCACTGCCAGTGACTTGACAG ctctgaCCAACAGTGTGGCAACCGTCTGCAACCCCCCGGATGTGAATTGTTTGGATGATAGCTTTCCTCCACTGGGCAACACACCCCGTGGACAAGTCAATCATGTGCCTGTCGTAACAGAGGAGTTACTCACCCTGCCGAGCAATGGGGAAAGtgattgttttaatttatttgagactgGATTTTATCACTCGGAGCTAAACCCCATGAACATGTGCAGTGAAGAGTCAGAAAGACCGGCAAAGAGATTGAAAATGGGCATTGCTGTTCCTGAATCCTTTATGAATGAGGTTTCTGTAAATAATTTGGGTGTGGACTTTGAAAACCACACACATCACATCACCAGTGCCAAAATGGCCGTCTCTGTGGCTGACTTTGGCAGTCTGTCTGCCAGCGAGACCAATGGTTTCATCAGTGCCCATGCTCTGCATCAGCATGCCGCTCTTCCCTCTGAGTGA